The stretch of DNA CCGAGCTGGCGGCCACCTGCGCCGAGATCCTGAGCCAAGAAGACGGCCTGGAGACGCTGCTCGGCCTGGTGCGCGAAAACCTGCCCGAACGGCTCCGCGAAACCGCCTATCTGCTGGCCTGCGACGTGGCCGCCGCCGACGGCGAGGTGCAGCAGGAGGAACTCAGGCTGCTCGAGCTGATCCGCCACCGCCTCGACATCGACCGGCTCAGCGCCGCCGCCATCGAACGCGCCGCCAGGGCGCGATTCCAGACGATCTAATTCCTCCCCAAACCGGCCACGAAGGCGGCCACGGCGGCGATGCCGTGCTGCCAGTTTTCGGCCTCCGTGCGTCCCGAGGCACGGCGTGGCTTGAGGCTGTGGTCGCCGTCCTCCAACCACTCGATGCGGATGCCCGCGGCCAAATCGTAGCCGGAGACGTCCTGGCGCGAGCCCAGCGCGTCGCGCGTGCCCTGTACGATCAGGGTGGGCGTGGCCAGGGAGGAAAGATGCTCGGTCCGGGTCTTCTCCGGCCGGCCGGCGGGATGGAAGGGGTAACCCAGGCAGACCAGACCGGCCACGCCGGCCCGGTCGGCCAGCAGGCTGGCGACACGCCCGCCCAGGGACTTGCCGCCGATGACCAGGCGCCGGCTCGACCAGCCGGCTGCGGCCAGCCTGGCAATCGCCGCCAGCCAACAGGCCTGCAACACCGGCGGCCGGTTGGGCGGCGGTTTGCGGCCCTCGTGACGGGCCCGCATATAGGGAAACTCGAAGCGCACGACGCGGATGCCGGCCACCGCCAGGCCCTCGGCAAAGGCGGCCATGAAGGGGCTCTGCATGGGCGCACCGGCGCCGTGGGCGAGGATGAGGGCGAACTCGGAATCGTCTGGGCCGTCGCTGATCAGGGGGCCGGGTTCGCTCATCGTTCACGCTTTCTTGCCGCTGGCGCCTTATAATCCAAATATCTCGCTGGGAAACCAAGAGGAACCTCGTGACAGCGCCTTGCCGCCCGCCCCGAAGGGCTCGAACGTGAACCGCCAGCGCCGCCGTTATTCCTTGTGGCGGGGCGTCGCCGCCGTGGTTTTGGCGCTGCTCATCGCTTGCGGTATCTGGCAGCGCCAGATTTTCTCGGCCGAGCACCTCGAGACCCTGGTAACCGGCTTCGGCCCGCTGGCGCCGCTGGCCTTCATGGCGCTCTACGTCGTGAGCTGCATGCTGGCGCTGCCGGGCTCGCTCATGACCATGCTCGCCGGGGCGCTTTTTGGTCCCGTGCTGGGCGCCGTCTACGGCCTGACCGGCGCCACCATCGGCGCCACCGCGGCCTTTCTCATTGCCCGTTACATCGCCTCCGACTGGGTCGCGGCC from Alphaproteobacteria bacterium encodes:
- a CDS encoding alpha/beta hydrolase, with translation MSEPGPLISDGPDDSEFALILAHGAGAPMQSPFMAAFAEGLAVAGIRVVRFEFPYMRARHEGRKPPPNRPPVLQACWLAAIARLAAAGWSSRRLVIGGKSLGGRVASLLADRAGVAGLVCLGYPFHPAGRPEKTRTEHLSSLATPTLIVQGTRDALGSRQDVSGYDLAAGIRIEWLEDGDHSLKPRRASGRTEAENWQHGIAAVAAFVAGLGRN
- a CDS encoding tellurite resistance TerB family protein; translation: MTDNELAVIDELIRTLPAFEDFNSEMLPELAATCAEILSQEDGLETLLGLVRENLPERLRETAYLLACDVAAADGEVQQEELRLLELIRHRLDIDRLSAAAIERAARARFQTI